The following are encoded together in the Thermomonas brevis genome:
- a CDS encoding peroxiredoxin, producing MSIQVGQRVPEAVLQHIDDGVHRIDTHALFEGRKLVLFAVPGAFTPTCSERHLPGFVEHFDDFRAKGIDVACMAVNDAFVMQAWGKSQNVPAGMRMLADGNGDFTRALGLELDASGYGMGVRSKRFALYAEDGVVRGLWVEAPGEFRVSSAEHVLANLPD from the coding sequence ATGTCGATTCAAGTCGGCCAACGCGTTCCCGAAGCGGTCCTGCAGCACATCGACGATGGCGTGCACCGGATCGACACCCACGCCCTGTTCGAAGGCCGCAAGCTGGTGCTGTTCGCGGTGCCGGGCGCGTTCACGCCGACCTGTTCGGAACGTCACCTGCCGGGCTTCGTCGAGCATTTCGACGACTTCCGCGCGAAGGGCATCGACGTGGCCTGCATGGCCGTCAACGACGCCTTCGTGATGCAGGCCTGGGGCAAGAGCCAGAACGTGCCGGCCGGGATGCGGATGCTGGCCGACGGCAATGGCGACTTCACCCGCGCGCTGGGGCTGGAGCTGGACGCCAGCGGCTACGGCATGGGCGTGCGCAGCAAGCGCTTCGCGCTGTACGCCGAGGACGGCGTGGTGCGCGGCCTGTGGGTGGAAGCGCCGGGCGAGTTCCGGGTGTCGTCGGCGGAGCATGTGCTGGCGAACCTGCCGGACTGA